A genomic window from Silene latifolia isolate original U9 population chromosome Y, ASM4854445v1, whole genome shotgun sequence includes:
- the LOC141630629 gene encoding uncharacterized protein LOC141630629, with amino-acid sequence MEILAKPSILMPPQKDQPLSFYLMVTETAMRAMLAQVIKGRTLSEFFENNPIHDTQVIDTWSFPDEDILHTDAESWNLYFDGPSNLTQYGIGLLLISPEGEHKPISFKLDFEMTNNTAEYEACLIGYKQLGLGIKRLRVHVDSSLIINQITGSWKIRSETLSLYQAHIDQVAQFFNQVVYLHQPREENQFADALAKLVSLISMPDGMIEMPLCIERRSEPAYVHFLADENENREEPWYQAILNYKLNGECPLDMEKRGQRAIRLLASEYVLNQGELYMGTP; translated from the exons ATGGAGATATTGGCCAAGCCGTCAATTCTAATGCCACCGCAGAAAGATCAACCTCTATCTTTTTACCTCATGGTCACAGAAACGGCCATgagggctatgctcgcacag GTCATCAAAGGACGAACATTATCCGAATTCTTCGAAAACAACCCCATTCATGATACCCAAGTAATAGATacatggtcatttccggatgaagaCATTCTACACACCGATGCAGAATCATGGAACCTCTACTTCGATGGACCTTCTAATCTGACACAGTATGGTATAGGattgttgctcatttctcctgaaggtgagcataaaCCAATTTCtttcaaactcgacttcgagatgACCAATAATACAGCAGAATATGAGGCTTGCCTCATCGGTTATAAGCAGCTCGGTTTAGGTATCAAGAGGCTTCGAGTCCACGTTGACTCGTCTTTAATCATCAATCAAATcactggatcttggaaaatccggagTGAAACTCTTTCACTATATCAAGCCCATATAgatcaagtggctcaattcttcaaCCAAGTAGTCTACTTGCATcaacctcgagaagaaaatcagtttgcggatgctcttgcgaAACTCGTATCCTTGATCAGCATGCCCGACGGCATGATAGAAATGCCATTATGTATTGAACGACGGTCTGAACCAGCTTATGTGCATTTTCTTGCCGACGAAAATGAAAATCGGGAGGAGCCTTGGTATCAAGCCATTCTGAATTACAAGCTCAACGGCGAATGCCCACTCGATATGGaaaagaggggacaacgagcgaTTCGTCTTTTAGCATCCGAATATGTCCTAAATCAAGGAGAATTATACATGGGAACGCCATAG